The Oreochromis aureus strain Israel breed Guangdong linkage group 16, ZZ_aureus, whole genome shotgun sequence genome includes the window AACATTAAGTGCAGAGGAGATGCAGACATTTCTGTTTTCAATTTGCCTCATTCTTTTGATagctttattctttttaatttatttaataataatactgcTGTTAAAACTGGGTGTTCAGGCACTGCACAAAGGCAGGACTGTTTTTATGGATTTCTTTCAGTATCTTATTAACTGTTTGCTAACTCACTGTCTACAAATTGTGAAACTACTCCAGAACAATGGTCTTCAATGTAAAATAGAATAACTTTCTACAGTACATAACATTAAAAGTTTCCAAGAATCAGGAGAAATCTTTATGCTCGAGGGACAAAGGATCAAAGTCACAGTCCTCCGGTCGGCATCGTCGAGTGGAAAACTCTTCTGTGGTCAGATGAAGCAAAATTTGCAAACATGGACAGTGATTCTTTGGGATCAgagaaaacagggagaaaaaggCTGATGTCTGCCAAATTATTCAAGAAGTAgagtgaaaatcagtggcaccGTGTTTTTGGTTCACATTGGCATCAAGATATAGAGAGGAAGTCAGGAAAGAGGTGGAATAGTGAGTGTATACAGCCAACTGTAAAACACAGCGTGATGGTTTGGGGCCACATTTCACTCAGTGGTGTTGGGAcacttgtcaaaattgatggaatttaTGTAACAAAGAAAAGCAGTAAGAATTTGAAAGTCTTTTAACTCTAAAGAACACCTTATAGACTGATTTCACATTAGTTCTGTCACAAGGGCTGCAGACTATTGCTTAGCAGGCATTTTACAATCTCATAGCAGAAAAGGATGCATTAATGCTGCATTCGGTTTTGGGGACGTCCTGCTTTTGtgcattttatatttacagtcAGCTTATTAGGAAACATTATGAATTTAACTTGTGTGTGTCTAACTGTAACAACTTAGAATGTCTGATGTcaataaaaatcttttctgaGATTCTGTGTGGGTCAGTGCGCatacagcttttactttgatgtTTCATTTCAAAGGACTCTTGAGGTTGACACAGAACATCCGCTGTGTGTTGTTATGATCTGAACAATTATTTTATGGCTTTGTATCGTCTGTTgtgaatgttaaaaaaaaacagaatttcaaAGCAGCTTATAAACAGCTTATACTGAGTTGGaaacaaaaatctttttaaattttaattggaaaaacaaacaaatctgatTTCAGACTAAGAAAGTGTCAAAATAACAACGATCAAAAGAAGCTCCCCAAGCCCTCAACAACAATGAAAGCTGTAGTCATCTCATAGACCTTATATACAAGTGAGTCCAGTGCGGAAGCAGTTTAAACCTGAATTCTTTATCATTTAGAAAATGAACTACGGCTATGTAAAAATCTCTGCCAAAACATCTCCCTCCATCTATTACCTGGCTGACCAGTGCATcataaaagctgttttcagctgctttgtGGACCTTTAAACGTTGTGTCCGGGCAAGATGATAACAAACATCAGATAAAAAACACACTAAGACATATAAAGACATATATCGTAAATTATAGCATCAGAAAAATAGTAATTCTGACAGATAGTCACCATAAGCCTCATGTAGAAGGAGGTGATGATACAGCTGTACACGAACATCAGGGCCAGCAAACCAATCAAAATCCACATGAGCTGATGGgactgaggaagaggaggtgaaGGGGGAGGAGTACACTGTGGTGTTGTTCCCAGTTGACCTAATAAAAACAgtggttacttcctgtttgtaCTTCAGTGGTTTGACTGACGTCACTAAACACAACTACATGAACAGCAGCCAATTTCATGTTCAGAAACATGCATTATTAGGTTTTGTTGTAAAGACTGTTTTACACGTTTAGCAACACAGAGTATCCAGTCAGCTTCATCAGTAGCGTGGGTGTAGTTTGATCTGACCAGCAATGCAAGGAAGTCAAACTTTGATTTAGATACTGTTAAAAACTGATTACTGCAGTTTCCCCTCAGATTCTGTCTGCTTAAACCACTGAAACGATACAGACTAAAATCTCTGAGGTGAAAGTGATCTAACCTTTAAATCTTTGCCTGCacagaaattattattatttttttttttttaattttaagagTCAACAACAGGTTTCAAAGCCTTGCAGTATTTCTGTGATAGTTTCTTTACAAAGTGGTAACTGTAAGGAGCAATCTCTTGGACAATTAACCCTATGAGGTCTAATTTGTCATCAGCGATAACACTCATCACACCTTAACCATGTGGTAACCTGAAATAGTTTTTAATGCATATCAGACAGAGCTACATTTTGCCCTGATTGCCAGGACAATGgttgaacaaaaaaagaaaaaaagtttaacaaattattattattttttttaagtgttacaGTGATTGCGATTACACAGGCACTGCAGACCATCTACTAATGAGAATGTTAATGGTTCAACCCTAGCTACTGCAGTCTGTATGCCAAATATCCTCAGGTAAGACATTTACCCCAAGATGCATCAAAGTGTGCAAATGCTTGTGTGAAATAGTGAATGAGGCATGCTGTATAatcactttgagtgctcagagcagaaaaagaacccgtccatttaccattttcatcATTCTGATTGAAGATTCTGGGTGGCAGAGACTGAGTGTTGATACAGTGCTAACAGTCTTAACAGAGTATACCTGCATATCCTTCTAAGACACAGCAATACATTTTTGTCCTGTGTGAGGGACTTAAATGTGAGACGTCTACATCAAGCACTACCTATGCAATCTATGAGTCCTACTGCACAGTAAAGAGGATATCCTGGGCTTTTTATCGCAAAATTTGTGCGGCTTGGGCTAAAAGACCACATGGACTTTGTAACTTGGACACAAGGGAGGTGGAGTGACAATGTCTTTGCTGACATTATGATTCTGTTGCTAAAAATCAAGTCTCAAGTCTTAACTTTGATTTAGTAAGATTGTGGGTTTGTATTTGCAACTTTAATAACACATAGTTCCTAATTTTATCACTTCCAAACCAAAACTTTTAGTCTGTACCTTTGTAGTGCACAGCAGGACTTACTGTGCTTATACTTTTTGCCGcgtttcctgtcttattttgatagtctatgtgcattatgtttatTTGTCCCTGCTGTGTTCACAGCTGTCTTCCCTGATCACCCTTGTGCGTATGTTGTCCAGGACTTGCTTTGTCTTGCCAAAATGTCAAGTCACTCTTCCCGTGTGGTTCCCAGGCCTAGCAGCCTGCCAAAAAGTTATTTGTTAAAATGATTTAGTGTTCGGACATGTTTCCTTCATCTTactgttttaatatttgtgAAAATTTGTGAAAGAAAGTTTTCCAGAAATTCAGCTAAAAAGGAAACAATATCATTACATGATAagtgtttcatgtttttttaatgatggcCAATACGTACAGAGAGACCACAACCAGTGAGCAATTAGGCTGAAACCTAACTTTCCCCTTCCCTGTAACAAAAACTAACCAGCAGATGAGTATGCAGTGAAGTGCAAAACACAGCTCTGATAAACAGAACACAAACTGTCTGCAGAGCTAAACTGTGACTTGTTCCAAACTGAAAACTGCTCTTTGGAGGGAGACTGTAATCTCACTGTGTGTGATACATAAATTCAACTATTCTAACAGCATCTGACAGAATCACAGTATTTGATGCTCTAAAATGTGGACGTTCTGTTGCATCATTTGTCATTTCAGTCTTTCACTTctgcacacaaaaaataaataaataaataaaatgcaatttctgtttttatcactttctgTATATACATACCTTGTAGCTGCAGTTTAATTAATTTGTTCGCTGCAATTAGCATGGTTTTGTCTGTCCCATCCGTCTTTGTTGCTGAACACTCACATTCATACTTTGAGGTCCAATCCTCTGGCCCAACATTGAGTAAGATGAAAATGTACTTGGGTGGAGTGTCTTTAAGTACGATAATGTTATGACAGGCTTGAGATTCAGTCTGGCAGAGCACCTCCTTTCtgaaaggaaacaaagaaatattaGACATGCAGCTAGCATGACCCAGTCTAACTATTTTAATTGAAATAATGTTAAAATTGCAGCAGGCAGAATTCTTGAAAATGGGAAATGAAAACCTGCAGATTTTTGAACATAGAACTACTACCATACAAACACAGACTTCATACAGACACCTTTTTGTCATACAAACATTTGAtcaaaaacataaagagaaCTTCAGTCAGCAAACATGAGTTCATACAAGTAGTACGAGAATTTCTCAACATTCTGCAGTGAAAGAGCAGGAGAAAAGGTCATTTTTGTCatcttaaaaacaacacaatttcACTAAAACCAAGTGACATGCTTCGACATACTTCTCTGGTAAAACTTTGTTGAGTCGAACATCTACAATTTTCCAGGTGTTTGCTGTAAAGTTACAGCTGATGAAAACCGTATCTGGGTTATTAGTCATATTCGGTGGCTGGATCACCTCAAAACCTGGTAAAAGGAAATCCAGAAACAAggttaaaaattaaaactttctgttttcttctttctgtcattAGAGTCCATGTGGACAGACATCTATgggtaaatgtttttatttactgtatctttcAATAACATAACACACTgaccatgagaaatgcaagtcCATATTTGTGTTCTACTGTGgccattttttttaactcactGAAACAGCAGTTCTTATTAATCACTAAAGTTTAAGAATTAATTACTAAAATTAAACTGTTACAGTTTagaaagtgaaactgaaagtcTTACCATGGCTTGGGTGGAATAAGGAgctcaaataataataaataaagaagctTTTGAAGCTGGAAAGTATCATCGTCTTCTCCCCGTtgtaaaaaaactaaactgattCTCACCAGATTCTCCTTTTGTACAGAGACTGCATTAGAAACTGTCATTTGAatcttttggtttctgtgggctGTGCTCTTTCCTGTAGTCGTCAGATAACAGACactcattttttcctttttgttcacAGCCAGAAGAGTTCACATCACAATGTTTCCGGGACTACAGGAAATATTTTGCGTTTCTTACCATCTGTTTACATTATTTGGAGTTACAACTTTACTGGTGCTTTATGTACAGCTTtggaaaaagactgaaaagactttgtgctttttcactcatcacTCTAAAATCCTAAGCCATTTAGATCTTAGCAACCACTTTATTACAAATACTACATAAACACTAAGTCAAGCACCTTTTATCAGCCTCAGTTCTTACTGTCATGAGTTTCCAAATATATATTTCAATGATTGCTTGCACCGGGCCAACATACACTTACCTAACACTATGACTACTGAAAGGTGAAATGAATGACACTGATCATCaagaaaaactgcagaaatgCAGTTCTTGTgggttgtttctggtctgcaGTGGTTACTATCAATCAAAAGTGATTCAATGAAGGAACAGTGGTGCACCAGTGACAGGGAACTATGGGAAGAAGGCAAACCAGCTGAGGCCGTGTGCAGTTTTGGGCAATGTTCTACTACCTTGGGTCCTGTgcatgttactttgacacatcCCACTTACCTTAGCTCTGTTGCAGTACACCCCTTAAATGAAAACACACCCATGAATATCCTTTATTGGAAATGGCATTCCCTGATGACTGTGGCCTCCTTCATCAGGATAATGCACCCTGCCACTCAgaaatttaacagtgtttcctgaaaaccctctgctgtctgatcatttcctgataacatttacatttacaataattgattacacagcagtggagagtagactttatcacagtagatgtctttctgaaagtgctgtaactaagtttaagaatataatccacccactgttatcatcttcaatgccctgtaccaacatagagcagagcagctatctgaatgctactccaacagaggtcgattatcttgttaataattttacctcctcactacgtgcgactctggatactgtagctccagtgaaaactaaggcctcaaatccgaagtacctgactccgtggtataattctcaaacacgtagcctaaagcagataactcgtaagctggagaggaaatggcgtgtcacaaatttagaggatcatcatttagcctggagaaatagtttgctgctttataagaaagccctccgcaaagccagaacatcttactattcgtcactgattgaagaaaataagaacaaccccaggtttctcttcagcactgtagccaggctgacaaacagtcagagcactgttgagccaaccatccctttaacgttaactagtaatgacttcatgaacttcttcacaaataaaattcttatcattagagaaaaaattaccaataatcatcccacagatgtaatattatctacagctactcttagtaccattgatgttaagttagactctttttctccaattgatctttctgagttaacttcaataattacttcctccaaac containing:
- the LOC116334460 gene encoding uncharacterized protein LOC116334460, encoding MILSSFKSFFIYYYLSSLFHPSHGFEVIQPPNMTNNPDTVFISCNFTANTWKIVDVRLNKVLPEKKEVLCQTESQACHNIIVLKDTPPKYIFILLNVGPEDWTSKYECECSATKTDGTDKTMLIAANKLIKLQLQGQLGTTPQCTPPPSPPLPQSHQLMWILIGLLALMFVYSCIITSFYMRLMNSSKDCENSTYVEMRNVPVQLHPHHIYNTMQKA